DNA sequence from the Pseudomonas fluorescens Q2-87 genome:
TCTGACAAAAAGTACAAGATCATGAGCACAGCCAATACCGCCGCCACTGTCGGCACCGTCGCACACGACCGCACCCACGCCACCATCACCTGGCGGTTGATGCCACTTTTGCTGATCTGTTACCTCTTCGCCCACCTGGACCGCATCAACATCGGCTTCGCCAAGATGCAAATGAGCGCCGACCTGCAATTCAGCGACACGGTCTACGGCTTCGGTGCGGGGCTGTTCTTCATCGCCTACGCGCTGTTTGGCGTGCCGAGCAACATGGCCCTGGACAGGGTCGGACCGCGTCGCTGGATCGCCACGCTGATGGTGGTCTGGGGTGCCTTGTCCACCGGCATGTTCCTCATCGACAGCGCCACCGGTTTCTATGTGTTGCGCTTTCTGCTGGGCGTGGCGGAAGCCGGTTTTTTCCCCGGCATCCTGGTCTTTCTCAACCGTTGGTACCCGGCCCGGCGCCGAGCCCAGGTGACCGCGCTGTTCGCCATTGCAGTACCGATGGCCGGGGTGATCGGCGGGCCATTGTCCGGCGGCATCCTCGAACATTTCCAGAACGTTGGCGGCCTGCGCAGCTGGCAGTGGATGTTCGTCATCGAAGGACTGCCGGTGATCGCTCTCGGCCTCGTTGTGCTCAAGTGCCTGCCGGACAGTTTCGAGTCGGTCCATTGGCTCACACCGACCGCCAAACAGCTGCTGCGCGAGCAACTGAGCGTCGAAGAACAGGGCAAATCCATCACCTCGTTCTCGGCGATCCTCAACAACCCACAGGTCTGGTTGTTGGTGGCGGTGTACTTCGCCGTGATGCTGGCTGTGAACACCCTGGCCTTCTGGATGCCGACCTTGATCCATGGCGCCGGTATCGGCAGCGACGGCCGGGTCGGGTTGCTCAGTGCATTGCCTTATCTGGCCGGCTGCTTCTTCATGATCGGCTGCGGGCGCTCCTCCGACCGCAACCGCGAACGCCGCTGGCACCTCTGCGTACCGCTGTTGATGGCGGCGGCAGGCATTGCCATCGCCGGGCTCGCGCCCATCAGCCCGCTCCTGGTGCTCGCAGGCTTGATACTCGCCGGCATGGGCGCCAGCGCCGCGTTGCCGATGTTCTGGCAGCTGCCGCCGGCCTTTTTATCCAACAGCACCCAAGCCGCCGGCATCGCATTGATCAGCTCCTTTGGCAGCATCGCCTCGTTTTTCGCGCCGTACCTGATCGGCTGGATGCGTGACACCACTCATAGCGCCAGCCTGGCCCTGTATGTCCTGGCGCTGCTCATCGCTCTCGGTGGCTTCCTGGTGCTGCGCACCCAGGCCGCTATCGTCAACCCTCAGTAAGAGATCATTGTCATGCTTGATCAGAACCTCATCCAGCAAGCCGCTGCCCGCCTCGACCACGCCGAACGTTCGCGCGAACAGGTGCGCCAGTTCTCCCTCGATCACCTGGACATCACCATTGACGATGCCTACGCCATCCAGCGCGCCTGGGTGGCGCAAAAAATCAAGGATGGCCGCAAGCTCGTCGGTCACAAGATCGGCCTGACTTCCCGGGCCATGCAAGTCTCTTCGAACATCACCGAGCCGGACTATGGCGCACTGCTCGACGACATGCTCTTCGACGAAGGCACTGACATTCCGTTCGAGCGCTTCATCGTGCCCAGGGTGGAAGTGGAGCTGGCGTTCATTCTCGGCAAGCCATTGAAGGGGCCGAACGTGACCGTATTCGACGTGTTGGACGCCACCGAGTGGGTGATCCCGGCATTGGAAATCATCGACGCGCGCATCCAGCAGGTCGACCCGCAGACCAAGGCGACTCGCAAGGTCTTCGACACCATTTCCGACAACGCGGCCAACGCTGGCGTGGTCATGGGCGGACGTGCCGTGCGGCCCACCGAGATCGACCTGCGCAAAGTGCCCGCAGTGCTCTACCGCAACGGCGTGATCGAAGAGTCCGGCGTCTCGGCGGCGGTGCTCAATCACCCGGCCAAAGGCGTTGCATGGCTGGCGAACAAACTGGCGGCCTACGACGTGACGCTGCAGCCAGGGCAGATCATCCTCGGGGGTTCCTTCACCCGCCCCGTGGCGGCCAATCCCGGCGATACCTTCCATGTCGACTACGACATGCTCGGTTCCATTGCTTGCCGTTTCGTCTGATCGGAGACCGTTCATGGACATGCCTGTCAACACATTCAAACAGCGTCTGCGCAGCGGTGAAGCGCAGATCGGCCTGTGGCTGGGCCTGGCCGATGCCTACTGCGCCGAGCTGGCCGCCAACGCCGGTTTCGACTGGTTGCTGATCGACGGCGAACACGCCCCCAACGATGTGCGATCGCTGCTCGGCCAGCTCCAGGCCGTGGCGCCCTACCCCAGCCAGCCAGTGATCCGCCCGGTGATCGGCGATACAGCACTGATCAAGCAAGTGCTCGACATCGGCGTGCAAACCTTGCTGGTGCCCATGGTGGAAAGCGCCGCCCAGGCCCGCGACCTGGTACGTGCCATCCACTACCCGCCCCAGGGTGTACGCGGCGTCGGCAGCGCGTTGGCGAGGGCGTCGCGCTGGAACAGCATCCCCGGTTACCTCGACCAGGCCGATGAACAGATGTGCCTGCTGGTGCAAATTGAAAGCCGCGAGGGCTTGGCCAACCTCGACGCGATTGCCGCAGTGGACGGCGTGGATGGGGTGTTCATTGGCCCGGCGGACCTGAGCGCGTCCATGGGTTTTCGGGGCAATCCGGGCCATCCGGATGTGCAAGCGGCCATCGAAGATGCCATCGTTCGCATTCGTCAGGCCGGCAAGGCTGCGGGGATACTCAGCGCCGATGAAAAACTGGCCCGGCGCTATATCGAACTCGGCGCGGCGTTTGTCGCGGTGGGTGTGGACACTACGGTGTTGATGCGCGGTTTGCAGACTTTGGCGGCCACATTCAAGAACACACCAAAGCCTGCGGCGGGTGGCGTGTACTGACAGCAACCACACCCCCGTGATGAGGGGACTTATCTCCCCATCACAGGGCTGCGGAACAAGCTCGGCACCTCAGCGCCTGATCGTCTTCAGGTCATTAAGCAACGCCAACAAAGTCTGCAGCTTTTCTTCCCCCAACTTCCCCTGCAAGCGCTGGTAGTTCTCTTCCATGCTCTGGCTCATCGAATCGAAGCACGCCTGCCCTTGCGGTGCCAGGCGCACCAGTACCCGCCGCTGATCCTGCTCGGCCTTGCGCCGCACGATCATGCCCGCCGCTTCCATGCGCACCAGCACGCCGGTCATGCTGGGCTTGAGGATGCACGCCAGCTCGGCCAGGCGATTGATTTCCAGCTCGTCATGCTGGCTGAGGATACGGATGACCCGCCATTGCTGTTCGGTCAAGCCGTGCTGATTGAGGGAAGGCCGGAAAAAACCCATGGCCGCTTCACGGGCCTGCAGCAGGGTCAGGGTCAGGGATTGGCGCGGTTTGAGCATTGGGAGTGTTCACGTAAAAGATTTAGTTAATGAGTTAACTAAATCTTAACAGCTTCCAGCCAAGACTGGACTATCTGCTTGAATACTCTGGTTCAGGATCGAGCTCCATCCGTGGCGAGGGAGCTTGCTCCCGCTGGGCCGCGAAGCGGCCCCAATGGATATGTTTAAACAGGTCATTTGTGGTCGTTGCATGGAGGGGGCTGCTGCGCAGCCCAGCGGGAGCAAGCTCCCTCGCCACAGGGTTGGGATCGGCCTTAATGCATGTTTCAGCTCAAGCGCCTTTGATCACGCCTTTGAGCACTTGCTTGAAATGCTCGAGCTGTTCCTCACAGAACTGGCCGAACACTTTGTCCTGCTGTTCCTTGGCGATGGCCCAGAGTCCCTCAGTCTCATCGATGCCCTTGGTCGTCAGGCGTACCCGTTCGCCTTCATCGCTCACCAGCCCCTTGCGCTTGAGATTGGCCACGGCTTCTTCGATCTCGCGCACCGGCATCGCCACTTCCCGCTGCAAATCGCAAAGGCTCAACCCGGCGTCATTTTCGAGCACCATCAACATCCGCGCTTCGCTGGTGCGCAACCCGGTGGACAATTGGCGTGGCTGGTAGCTGGCCTGGTAGGCCCGCAGCGCCTGGGTCATCAGGTAATACAGGTTGTGGCTCAAGCGGCCCTGGAAGTGGCTGCTGGGTAATTGGCCCTCCTCCCGCCGAGTCATGCGGGTATGGGGCAAGACCATCGAATAGGCGCCCTGGTGGTAGAGCAACGGCGAACGGCCGAAATCATCGAAGGCCACGACTTTTCCGATCATGATCCAATGATCGCCGCCGTCGACCTGCTGGT
Encoded proteins:
- a CDS encoding p-hydroxyphenylacetate 3-hydroxylase reductase component → MSSICDTAFDTRAFRRALGNFATGVTVVTAAAEDGRKVGVTANSFNSVSLDPPLVLWSIDKRSSSHGVFEAASHFAVNVLAADQIDLSNNFARPKDDRFAEIEFEAGEGGAPVFVDCSARFHCEKYQQVDGGDHWIMIGKVVAFDDFGRSPLLYHQGAYSMVLPHTRMTRREEGQLPSSHFQGRLSHNLYYLMTQALRAYQASYQPRQLSTGLRTSEARMLMVLENDAGLSLCDLQREVAMPVREIEEAVANLKRKGLVSDEGERVRLTTKGIDETEGLWAIAKEQQDKVFGQFCEEQLEHFKQVLKGVIKGA
- the hpaH gene encoding 2-oxo-hept-4-ene-1,7-dioate hydratase, with the protein product MLDQNLIQQAAARLDHAERSREQVRQFSLDHLDITIDDAYAIQRAWVAQKIKDGRKLVGHKIGLTSRAMQVSSNITEPDYGALLDDMLFDEGTDIPFERFIVPRVEVELAFILGKPLKGPNVTVFDVLDATEWVIPALEIIDARIQQVDPQTKATRKVFDTISDNAANAGVVMGGRAVRPTEIDLRKVPAVLYRNGVIEESGVSAAVLNHPAKGVAWLANKLAAYDVTLQPGQIILGGSFTRPVAANPGDTFHVDYDMLGSIACRFV
- the hpaI gene encoding 4-hydroxy-2-oxoheptanedioate aldolase — its product is MDMPVNTFKQRLRSGEAQIGLWLGLADAYCAELAANAGFDWLLIDGEHAPNDVRSLLGQLQAVAPYPSQPVIRPVIGDTALIKQVLDIGVQTLLVPMVESAAQARDLVRAIHYPPQGVRGVGSALARASRWNSIPGYLDQADEQMCLLVQIESREGLANLDAIAAVDGVDGVFIGPADLSASMGFRGNPGHPDVQAAIEDAIVRIRQAGKAAGILSADEKLARRYIELGAAFVAVGVDTTVLMRGLQTLAATFKNTPKPAAGGVY
- a CDS encoding MFS transporter, which produces MSTANTAATVGTVAHDRTHATITWRLMPLLLICYLFAHLDRINIGFAKMQMSADLQFSDTVYGFGAGLFFIAYALFGVPSNMALDRVGPRRWIATLMVVWGALSTGMFLIDSATGFYVLRFLLGVAEAGFFPGILVFLNRWYPARRRAQVTALFAIAVPMAGVIGGPLSGGILEHFQNVGGLRSWQWMFVIEGLPVIALGLVVLKCLPDSFESVHWLTPTAKQLLREQLSVEEQGKSITSFSAILNNPQVWLLVAVYFAVMLAVNTLAFWMPTLIHGAGIGSDGRVGLLSALPYLAGCFFMIGCGRSSDRNRERRWHLCVPLLMAAAGIAIAGLAPISPLLVLAGLILAGMGASAALPMFWQLPPAFLSNSTQAAGIALISSFGSIASFFAPYLIGWMRDTTHSASLALYVLALLIALGGFLVLRTQAAIVNPQ
- the hpaR gene encoding homoprotocatechuate degradation operon regulator HpaR; translation: MLKPRQSLTLTLLQAREAAMGFFRPSLNQHGLTEQQWRVIRILSQHDELEINRLAELACILKPSMTGVLVRMEAAGMIVRRKAEQDQRRVLVRLAPQGQACFDSMSQSMEENYQRLQGKLGEEKLQTLLALLNDLKTIRR